One window from the genome of Pseudalkalibacillus hwajinpoensis encodes:
- a CDS encoding potassium channel family protein: protein MRLRDLVYYISRYPPVLQLGALIVLILITMGFIMHLVEPEMFPTVFDGVWFAIVTASTIGYGDTSPETVRGKAFAMVFIMFGAGFMTFYMAKLASSFVMTQGALGRGERSYERANHVVVVGWNSRSRHTIKALLSNQPERSIVLIDHSLTENPLQKEGIHFIRGNPGEDSTLRKAKISDAHTVLITADQYKSEIEVDMQTILTLLTVKGINPSVYTIVEILSPEQIVNAERAGANEVIESAHLLSTVMTNSVFSHGISTTLLEMLTHLKPNQLDFMSAESFSEKSFCDVAQQLNEKDILMIGVKRGSELVMNPSPSFLIASDDLLLVIHT, encoded by the coding sequence TTGAGATTACGTGACTTAGTTTATTATATATCCCGCTATCCGCCTGTATTACAACTAGGTGCACTGATTGTGCTGATTCTTATAACGATGGGCTTTATCATGCATCTGGTGGAGCCGGAAATGTTTCCGACCGTTTTCGATGGGGTGTGGTTTGCGATCGTGACGGCTTCCACGATTGGGTACGGTGATACATCACCTGAGACGGTTAGAGGGAAAGCTTTTGCGATGGTGTTTATTATGTTTGGCGCTGGCTTTATGACGTTTTATATGGCGAAGCTTGCTTCTTCCTTTGTGATGACGCAGGGGGCGCTTGGCCGTGGAGAGCGAAGTTACGAGCGAGCCAATCATGTAGTTGTGGTTGGTTGGAATTCGCGCAGCAGACATACGATCAAAGCACTGTTATCCAATCAGCCTGAACGATCCATCGTGCTCATTGATCATTCGCTTACGGAAAACCCACTTCAAAAAGAAGGTATTCATTTCATTCGTGGAAACCCTGGTGAGGACAGCACATTGCGAAAGGCGAAGATTAGCGATGCGCATACCGTTCTTATCACAGCGGATCAGTATAAAAGTGAAATAGAAGTGGATATGCAAACGATTCTTACCCTTCTAACTGTAAAAGGGATCAACCCTTCGGTGTATACAATTGTGGAAATTCTTTCGCCTGAGCAAATTGTGAATGCTGAGCGAGCTGGTGCGAATGAGGTAATCGAAAGTGCCCACCTACTCAGTACAGTTATGACGAATAGCGTTTTCTCTCACGGGATTTCGACCACTTTGCTTGAGATGCTAACGCATTTAAAGCCTAATCAGCTTGATTTCATGAGTGCTGAGTCGTTTAGTGAGAAGTCCTTTTGTGATGTAGCACAGCAACTAAATGAAAAAGATATCCTGATGATCGGTGTAAAAAGAGGGAGTGAGCTCGTCATGAACCCCTCCCCTTCATTTCTTATTGCATCTGATGATCTCTTACTCGTGATTCACACATAA
- a CDS encoding VOC family protein, protein MKIIVNSIFVEDQEKALEFYTNTLGFVKNHDVPVGEFRWLTLVSPDEQGGTELLLEPNDHPAAKEYQHKIFADGIPATMFGVADIHKEYKRLLDYGVKFTMEPTEMGVVTMAVFDDTCGNLIQIAQQ, encoded by the coding sequence ATGAAAATCATTGTTAATAGTATATTTGTTGAAGATCAAGAGAAAGCACTGGAATTTTATACAAATACTCTAGGGTTTGTAAAAAATCATGACGTTCCTGTAGGGGAATTTAGATGGTTAACTCTTGTATCTCCCGATGAACAAGGTGGTACCGAGCTCTTACTCGAACCCAATGACCACCCTGCAGCCAAAGAGTATCAACATAAGATATTTGCTGATGGTATACCCGCGACAATGTTTGGTGTTGCAGACATTCATAAAGAATACAAACGACTGTTAGACTATGGCGTGAAGTTTACTATGGAACCTACAGAAATGGGCGTAGTAACAATGGCTGTCTTCGACGATACATGTGGCAATCTTATTCAGATAGCCCAGCAGTAG
- a CDS encoding YugN-like family protein: MIPMNSELEGKTIELSIMEDKLRQLGYSYGGGWEYDHGYFDYKIDDEDGYLFLRVPIKAVKKELDADGAIVKIGQPFMLSHMYQAGVDPEGNIGNISASFNQFQEPTNKDAEIDEEWLKYGERYVKELDAALSSYV; the protein is encoded by the coding sequence ATGATTCCAATGAATTCGGAGCTTGAAGGGAAAACGATTGAACTTAGCATTATGGAAGACAAGCTTCGTCAACTAGGCTATAGCTACGGAGGCGGATGGGAGTATGATCACGGTTATTTTGATTACAAAATCGATGACGAAGACGGCTATCTTTTTCTACGCGTACCGATCAAAGCTGTGAAAAAAGAGCTTGATGCGGATGGCGCCATTGTCAAAATCGGCCAGCCGTTCATGCTCTCTCATATGTACCAGGCAGGAGTTGATCCTGAAGGCAATATTGGGAACATCTCAGCGTCGTTTAATCAGTTCCAAGAGCCCACAAATAAAGATGCTGAAATCGATGAAGAATGGCTGAAATACGGAGAGCGATACGTGAAAGAACTAGACGCTGCGCTCTCATCTTATGTGTGA
- a CDS encoding GNAT family N-acetyltransferase produces MIKLSKVNEVEFKEYLDFMIPDHANEITKNFNLTIEQALEESEMMINDMFKDGLATEGQCLYNIIKANSNEKVGLLWYSVIPEINSAYLYHILIDEHHRGKGFGTKTIEMLQDKLRERGVNSIGLSVFGKNDGAYRLYKKMGYSNTRISMEKTL; encoded by the coding sequence GTGATTAAGTTAAGTAAGGTTAATGAAGTGGAATTCAAGGAGTATTTGGATTTTATGATTCCTGATCATGCTAATGAAATTACAAAAAACTTCAATTTAACAATTGAGCAAGCTTTAGAGGAATCAGAAATGATGATCAACGATATGTTTAAGGATGGCTTAGCCACTGAGGGACAATGTCTCTATAATATTATAAAAGCTAACTCAAATGAAAAAGTGGGACTTCTTTGGTACAGTGTCATTCCAGAAATTAATTCAGCCTACTTGTATCACATTTTAATTGATGAACATCATAGAGGAAAAGGATTTGGAACTAAGACTATTGAGATGCTACAAGACAAGCTTAGAGAACGTGGTGTGAATTCAATAGGATTAAGTGTGTTTGGGAAGAATGATGGAGCTTATAGATTGTACAAGAAAATGGGATATTCAAATACGAGAATATCAATGGAGAAAACTCTTTAA
- a CDS encoding Crp/Fnr family transcriptional regulator, translated as MKDILIQYMKRFSDLSESELRKLTIDVPVASFKKGTVLLHQGEVPDKCYFVLKGCVRLYGVDKNGNENTFNFYTEEQSVTIFNQHTPDKISPYSLSCLEDCTLIVGNLSTEQETYDMHPVLEELTRKMIEEDLGAMRDDFSSFISSTPEERYHNLLKKRPDLIDRVPQYQLASYLGIKPESLSRIKKRSVANLRIVD; from the coding sequence ATGAAAGATATCCTTATCCAATATATGAAACGGTTTTCGGATCTCAGTGAATCCGAATTAAGAAAACTAACAATCGATGTTCCTGTTGCTTCGTTTAAGAAAGGAACGGTCCTTTTACATCAAGGTGAAGTTCCTGACAAATGCTATTTTGTTTTAAAAGGATGTGTACGGCTTTACGGTGTCGATAAAAATGGAAATGAGAATACGTTCAATTTCTATACGGAAGAACAAAGTGTCACGATCTTTAATCAGCATACTCCCGACAAAATTTCTCCATACTCTCTTAGCTGCTTGGAAGACTGTACGCTTATTGTTGGTAATTTATCGACTGAGCAGGAAACTTACGACATGCATCCGGTATTAGAAGAACTGACTCGCAAAATGATTGAAGAAGACCTGGGTGCGATGAGGGATGATTTCTCATCATTCATTTCTTCGACGCCAGAAGAGCGTTATCATAACTTGTTGAAAAAAAGACCAGATTTAATTGACCGGGTTCCTCAGTACCAACTAGCAAGCTACCTGGGAATCAAGCCAGAATCTTTAAGTCGTATTAAGAAAAGGTCGGTAGCTAATCTCAGGATTGTTGATTAG
- a CDS encoding ArsR/SmtB family transcription factor, with product MNWDKDAIFKALSDSTRRLILDELSERNELTLYELTARLIMKHDLSISRQAIAKHLSSLEAAGLVETERKGKYKVVKFNSEPLKNLLKGWVE from the coding sequence ATGAATTGGGATAAAGACGCTATATTCAAAGCACTTAGTGACTCTACTCGGCGGCTAATACTAGACGAGCTATCCGAACGCAACGAGCTCACACTGTATGAACTTACTGCACGCCTCATTATGAAGCACGATCTCTCCATTTCGCGACAAGCGATTGCGAAACATCTTTCTTCTTTGGAAGCTGCTGGACTCGTAGAAACTGAAAGAAAGGGGAAGTATAAAGTAGTTAAATTCAACAGCGAACCACTTAAAAATCTCCTGAAAGGATGGGTAGAATAG
- a CDS encoding alpha/beta fold hydrolase — protein sequence MTFKILHFYFLHLIKLKVGIDMSIVDGEYKIAINGINHWIKIDGANNNTIPLILVHGGPGGNHYSFERIVGPLLSKSRTIVYYEQRGCGRSDAPSSLSEYTIDYLVEDFKGLLKWLGTRKVDLLGYSFGGELALEFAYAFKDEINKVVLSAPSLLETDIQKMVQIAGILSVADETVYSIFKSFQDKGLTVDETYNKLWDVIDSRTVDLLLFENQEIAQLNRNLWEESKLINSGLMLEALTTNPSPSPLIHRLKEIPNQTLLITGIFDRNTGLSISKIIHSKLKCSQWELFNKSAHFPDLEETNKFVNSVINFLDT from the coding sequence ATGACGTTCAAAATTCTTCATTTCTATTTCCTGCATTTAATTAAACTCAAGGTAGGTATCGATATGAGCATAGTTGATGGTGAGTATAAAATCGCTATTAATGGTATTAACCATTGGATAAAAATTGATGGAGCAAATAATAATACAATACCATTAATTCTTGTACACGGTGGACCAGGAGGAAATCATTATTCATTCGAACGAATAGTTGGACCGTTACTCTCGAAAAGTAGAACCATTGTTTATTATGAGCAACGGGGATGTGGCAGAAGTGATGCACCAAGCTCTCTAAGTGAATATACGATCGACTATTTAGTAGAAGATTTTAAAGGTTTACTAAAATGGTTAGGAACCAGAAAAGTGGATTTGTTAGGGTATTCTTTCGGAGGAGAACTCGCTCTGGAATTTGCTTACGCATTTAAAGATGAAATTAATAAAGTTGTTTTATCAGCTCCAAGTTTATTAGAGACTGATATACAAAAAATGGTCCAAATAGCGGGTATCCTTTCTGTAGCCGATGAAACAGTTTATAGCATTTTTAAAAGTTTTCAAGATAAAGGACTTACTGTTGATGAAACATACAATAAGCTGTGGGATGTTATTGATAGTAGAACAGTCGATTTATTATTGTTTGAAAATCAGGAAATAGCTCAATTGAATCGTAATTTGTGGGAAGAAAGCAAACTAATTAATTCCGGTTTGATGTTAGAAGCTTTAACTACAAACCCGTCGCCGTCTCCATTAATACATCGTTTGAAAGAAATACCAAACCAAACTTTACTCATTACAGGGATTTTTGATCGTAATACTGGTCTGAGTATATCTAAGATCATACATAGTAAGTTAAAGTGCAGTCAGTGGGAGTTATTTAATAAAAGTGCACATTTTCCTGATTTAGAAGAAACCAATAAATTCGTGAACTCTGTCATAAACTTTTTAGATACTTAG
- a CDS encoding YggT family protein, translated as MRALSSFLVSLVRLIFGIIEAILGIRILLKLFSANPTAPFVQWIYDFSAPLLYPFRNIFPTTEFAGQYVVEFSAVFALIVYSIVASLIVRFVAMGLTSRERR; from the coding sequence ATGAGAGCACTATCATCATTCCTCGTATCGCTCGTACGCCTGATCTTCGGCATCATCGAAGCGATCCTCGGAATTCGCATATTGCTGAAACTATTCAGCGCAAATCCGACAGCTCCATTCGTACAGTGGATTTATGACTTTTCAGCACCGCTGTTATATCCATTCCGAAACATCTTTCCAACTACAGAATTCGCCGGACAGTATGTCGTTGAATTCTCTGCGGTGTTCGCACTGATTGTGTATAGTATTGTGGCGTCATTGATCGTACGGTTTGTGGCAATGGGGTTAACGAGTAGGGAGAGAAGATAA
- a CDS encoding Kiwa anti-phage protein KwaB-like domain-containing protein, with translation MLEELTEFNRQFQTLQDTSENGFRLFIVGSQLREGTATRYEDCPPEEMIIDRSIQNWVLSGTQDVMNEVLNYEVVNIQEVDESGESIRRYIELHELSLLNQWKDTIANNETETNARRQINNDHFKPKALIASFQYNGRTLYFLKAISERVLLKTQTILGFDVGRECYELDEGHNQKLFLDDRWDAIIFDSNVIMYNESKILSLFKYYEKFREAAEQVLTQIDGLDILSEDADLQSLIGYQVTWQKKLARAAQYSFDNIRRERIESLINDNMIPLSLNVEGRIECTTKEEAKVVIDIILDNYVTSLITDENYKALNKSRM, from the coding sequence GTGCTCGAAGAATTGACAGAATTTAATAGACAGTTTCAAACTTTGCAAGACACTTCCGAAAATGGCTTTCGCCTCTTTATTGTAGGATCGCAGCTTAGAGAGGGTACAGCAACTAGATATGAGGATTGCCCACCAGAAGAAATGATTATTGATCGCTCTATTCAGAATTGGGTGTTAAGCGGTACACAAGATGTTATGAATGAAGTGTTAAATTATGAAGTGGTAAATATTCAAGAAGTGGATGAATCAGGGGAATCCATCAGACGATACATTGAATTACATGAATTGAGCTTATTAAACCAATGGAAAGATACAATTGCAAACAACGAAACAGAAACAAACGCTCGAAGGCAAATAAACAACGATCATTTTAAACCGAAAGCCTTAATCGCTAGTTTCCAATATAATGGACGAACGCTTTACTTTTTAAAGGCTATTTCTGAACGAGTATTGCTGAAAACTCAAACCATATTAGGGTTTGATGTTGGTAGAGAATGTTATGAGTTGGATGAAGGTCATAATCAAAAATTGTTTTTGGATGATCGATGGGACGCAATTATCTTCGATTCTAACGTCATCATGTATAACGAAAGTAAAATACTGTCTCTTTTTAAGTACTATGAGAAATTTAGAGAAGCTGCCGAACAAGTCCTGACGCAGATTGATGGACTTGATATACTGTCAGAAGACGCGGATTTGCAGAGTTTAATCGGTTATCAAGTCACCTGGCAGAAAAAACTAGCACGCGCAGCACAATATTCATTTGATAATATTCGGAGAGAACGAATTGAATCTTTAATAAATGATAATATGATTCCTTTATCCCTTAATGTGGAGGGTAGAATCGAGTGTACAACGAAAGAGGAAGCGAAAGTCGTGATTGATATTATTCTTGATAATTATGTTACTTCTTTAATAACAGATGAAAATTATAAAGCGCTAAACAAATCGAGGATGTAA
- a CDS encoding GNAT family N-acetyltransferase: MDIRKPSEVEIEKIIALSPQAIFEGTLGESEPTIEKAKQLVESLLKKGSYYLISTENDVITGWILLGGSKDQFSDIKLGFIYELFVIEECRGKGISKQLIRTGVEQLKQEGYSEIRLSAFDGNQAIKIYENLGFKNRTISMSISL; this comes from the coding sequence GTGGACATAAGAAAACCAAGTGAGGTAGAAATTGAAAAGATAATAGCACTTTCTCCACAGGCTATATTTGAGGGAACTTTAGGTGAATCTGAACCAACGATTGAAAAAGCAAAACAACTAGTAGAATCTCTTTTGAAAAAGGGAAGTTATTATTTAATATCAACTGAAAATGATGTAATAACGGGTTGGATTCTTTTAGGAGGAAGTAAAGACCAGTTTTCAGATATAAAACTAGGATTTATTTATGAATTATTTGTGATAGAGGAATGCAGAGGTAAAGGTATTTCAAAACAATTGATTAGAACTGGTGTTGAACAATTGAAACAAGAAGGATACTCCGAAATTCGTTTAAGCGCTTTTGATGGAAATCAAGCAATTAAGATATATGAAAATCTAGGCTTTAAAAACAGAACAATTTCTATGAGTATTTCATTATAG
- a CDS encoding tyrosine-type recombinase/integrase yields MGSYQRRGENSFLLVVEAGYDAKGKRKKRTKTIRITDQPLLKTKRKLENFLQQELAKFQIEIEAGEYIAPNKNLFSDFVQEWYKRYAIKELSPTVVKNYMSSLRSHILPVFGTRRIGDIKTIQIIRFLDDKATAENERKDGRPGKLSPDSIRKFYDALCNVFNRAYEWRIIKDNPMTGVKKPAVKQREMRYYTSEDLGEVFEALNQESLMWRVYFLGALFGGFRRGELTALEWSNILFDTNEIEIINNIVGSENGQPIIKDPKTKSSKASVVMPEWYMELLKEYKDEWLNEKESAAEYWEGSDHQYLFHKGLGSPLYFTTPTTKWSRIVEKYKLKKIRLHDLRHSMVALLMEEDNVNLPAIQKRARHSSSKITSDIYGHISKKRATQTASQFDKYAPNKNLVNKSSTN; encoded by the coding sequence ATGGGAAGTTATCAAAGACGAGGAGAGAATTCTTTTCTGTTGGTGGTAGAAGCAGGATATGATGCTAAAGGCAAGCGTAAAAAACGCACTAAGACAATACGGATCACTGATCAACCTTTATTAAAAACGAAACGCAAATTAGAAAATTTCTTACAACAGGAGTTGGCAAAATTCCAGATTGAAATCGAAGCTGGTGAATACATCGCTCCTAACAAAAACTTGTTTAGTGATTTTGTTCAGGAATGGTACAAGCGTTACGCAATTAAAGAGCTATCCCCCACTGTTGTTAAGAACTATATGAGTTCTCTACGAAGTCACATCCTCCCCGTATTTGGAACTAGAAGAATTGGGGATATTAAAACCATTCAAATCATCCGGTTTTTAGATGATAAAGCAACCGCCGAGAATGAAAGAAAAGATGGCCGACCAGGTAAACTCTCGCCTGATTCTATTCGAAAGTTTTATGATGCGCTTTGTAATGTATTTAACAGAGCATACGAGTGGCGTATTATTAAAGATAATCCGATGACTGGCGTTAAAAAGCCAGCAGTCAAACAAAGAGAAATGAGGTATTACACTAGTGAAGATCTTGGAGAAGTATTTGAAGCTTTGAACCAGGAATCACTGATGTGGCGTGTATATTTTTTAGGAGCTTTATTTGGTGGATTTAGACGAGGAGAATTAACAGCCCTTGAGTGGTCTAACATCTTATTTGATACTAATGAAATAGAAATTATAAATAACATTGTAGGTAGCGAAAACGGTCAACCTATTATAAAAGACCCTAAGACGAAATCCTCTAAAGCATCAGTCGTCATGCCTGAATGGTACATGGAGTTGTTAAAAGAGTATAAAGATGAGTGGCTTAATGAAAAAGAAAGCGCAGCAGAATATTGGGAAGGAAGCGATCATCAGTATCTTTTTCATAAAGGATTAGGAAGTCCCCTCTACTTTACAACGCCTACAACAAAATGGAGTCGGATAGTTGAGAAATACAAATTGAAAAAAATTCGTCTTCATGACTTACGCCATAGCATGGTCGCTCTTTTAATGGAAGAAGACAACGTGAATTTACCAGCCATTCAGAAACGTGCTCGTCATTCAAGTTCGAAAATCACTTCAGATATCTATGGACATATTTCTAAGAAAAGAGCTACGCAAACTGCGAGTCAATTTGATAAATATGCACCAAATAAAAATTTGGTCAACAAATCGTCAACAAACTAA
- a CDS encoding VOC family protein has translation MKPRVSVITIGVDNLKESLHFYRDGLGFPTDGIVGEEFDHGAVAFFDLQLGLKLAIWNRKDIAHETKVDVHSPSPTEFTLGHNVNSKAEVDMVMDKAKNAGALITDPAHDTFWGGYSGHFQDPDGHLWEIVWNPEWDEVE, from the coding sequence ATGAAGCCCAGAGTGTCTGTAATCACCATTGGTGTAGATAACCTAAAAGAATCGTTACACTTTTATCGAGATGGACTAGGGTTTCCAACTGATGGAATAGTTGGTGAAGAGTTCGACCATGGTGCTGTAGCTTTCTTTGATTTACAACTAGGTCTAAAACTCGCTATCTGGAATCGCAAAGATATTGCACATGAAACCAAGGTAGACGTTCATAGTCCAAGTCCTACTGAGTTTACTCTCGGCCACAATGTAAATAGTAAAGCCGAAGTGGATATGGTTATGGACAAAGCTAAAAATGCAGGTGCTTTAATTACTGACCCTGCTCACGATACATTCTGGGGAGGTTACTCTGGTCACTTCCAAGATCCAGATGGTCACTTGTGGGAGATTGTATGGAACCCAGAATGGGATGAAGTAGAGTAA
- a CDS encoding DUF4386 domain-containing protein gives MESKATTNQNMQQKAAVFSAIALLIMTFAAFFSQGYVHSSLVIEGDAATTLKNIQASQVLFRLEVLGWLLIIIMDLIASWGFYVFLKPFHPAYALFAGWLRFLYTAILATAVTNLVITNSVVQNSELGTSSRVAQQAMDSITAFEAIWSFGLIIFGLHLIAVGLVAMNTKKIPKVISILVIIAGFSYSIIHFMYNFVPQIENVIGLLELILMAPMVIGELGFGIWLLVKGRKVTMD, from the coding sequence ATGGAATCAAAAGCAACAACTAATCAAAACATGCAGCAAAAAGCAGCAGTCTTTTCAGCAATTGCATTACTTATCATGACATTTGCTGCATTTTTTTCTCAAGGGTATGTGCATAGCTCATTAGTCATTGAGGGAGATGCAGCAACGACATTAAAAAATATCCAAGCATCTCAAGTCTTGTTTCGTCTTGAGGTACTTGGATGGCTCCTCATTATCATAATGGATTTAATTGCATCATGGGGCTTTTATGTGTTCTTGAAGCCGTTCCATCCTGCTTATGCATTATTCGCCGGCTGGCTTCGTTTCCTTTACACAGCCATTCTAGCCACTGCGGTTACAAATCTTGTAATAACCAATAGTGTTGTTCAAAATTCAGAGTTAGGTACGTCATCGCGCGTGGCACAGCAAGCGATGGATTCCATCACAGCTTTTGAAGCAATTTGGTCATTTGGATTAATCATTTTTGGCCTTCATCTGATCGCGGTGGGCCTGGTAGCAATGAATACAAAAAAGATACCAAAGGTGATTAGTATCCTTGTTATTATAGCAGGCTTTAGCTACTCGATTATTCATTTCATGTACAATTTTGTCCCACAAATTGAAAACGTTATTGGGCTACTAGAATTAATTCTGATGGCTCCCATGGTCATCGGTGAATTAGGTTTTGGGATCTGGTTATTGGTGAAAGGAAGAAAAGTAACGATGGACTAA